The following are encoded in a window of Haliotis asinina isolate JCU_RB_2024 chromosome 14, JCU_Hal_asi_v2, whole genome shotgun sequence genomic DNA:
- the LOC137261783 gene encoding uncharacterized protein, with amino-acid sequence MNTPVDLNTRPLSAESMESEIDIEFQMDFGEDTQPSAAQGDVIDENLLEEESFMTLTQKEQLAWEEMIQKLKHELEQRGKNFSEWADKITRRRMYAYARMKKLEKYQQAREGFYRDIDGFIETFHGDALRSSDEMETAVEKRDSQIQLGGGDGSGHGVKDGVDLGLKKESSTPRITQEPPVSVT; translated from the coding sequence ATGAACACTCCCGTCGATCTGAACACCAGACCTCTCTCAGCTGAAAGCATGGAGTCAGAGATTGATATTGAGTTTCAAATGGACTTTGGGGAGGACACACAGCCATCGGCAGCACAGGGTGACGTCATAGACGAGAATCTGCTTGAAGAGGAATCTTTCATGACCTTGACCCAAAAGGAACAATTAGCATGGGAGGAAATGAtccagaaactgaaacatgaactGGAACAACGCGGCAAAAACTTTTCAGAGTGGGCTGACAAAATAACGCGGCGACGAATGTATGCTTACGCAAGAATGAAAAAGCTGGAGAAGTATCAGCAGGCGAGAGAAGGCTTTTATAGAGATATTGACGGCTTTATTGAGACATTCCATGGAGATGCACTGAGAAGCAGTGACGAGATGGAGACTGCAGTGGAGAAGAGAGATTCTCAGATTCAGTTAGGTGGTGGAGATGGCAGTGGTCATGGAGTGAAGGATGGAGTTGACCTCGGCCTCAAGAAGGAATCCTCCACACCACGTATAACACAAGAGCCGCCAGTATCAGTCACATAA